In the Colias croceus chromosome 1, ilColCroc2.1 genome, GGATGATATAGATGCGGCCTACGTCTAGGAACGTTCTAGAATATGTCGATGTATTCTCGTAATACCCGGATTATGTGAACATCAGGCAGATGGCGCTAGACAATGATGACGTCACCGTCTGCTCTGGTTGATGCGCGCTGTACAGCGGGTGCCTCACTTGTGGGGACGATCTCGGTGCGGCCTATGTGTAAAGAACGTTCTAGAATTTGTCGATGTATTCTCGCAACACCCGGATTACATTAACATCAGCCAGATGGCGCTAGACAACGATGACGTCACCGTCTGACATCTAGCGCCCTCCTCCAATGAAGCCTATGTATAAGGAATGTTCTAGAAGGCGATGGTATGTTGGAATATCGATGACATAGTTAGAATAGTTgttttgtatggaaaatttAATGATATTGTAGTAGTTGGTATAGGTATAAATGGAGTAGAAAAGTTGTTACAGTAGGAACGCTTCGGTTTATGTTGAGACTGGACTAATTTTGATAGCCGGTGCTCGATAATGATGACGTCACCGCCTAGCATCTAGCGCCCAGTTAGTAGTAagtatatagattatatttgaTGATTTGACGTCACAATGGCCTAGGGCTACTTGTAGAGCATTTCTCGTATACTGTAGAGTGGGTATTgcaatgattattattaaattacgttttaaaaaaaataatgttaaatcaATTGGAAACATCAATGAAGAACTAAGCAAGTTATGTGAATGGTGATTTAGGTATTTTTGTCTAGAGACCGAAACAAGTAAAGATACGTAGCGCTCGACCGCCGTTCAGCCCCCTCTAGATTTTTATAAGTCATGTAtcaatgaaaatgttttacgTGATTTACGCGTAGAAAACAAAATACTTCTAAAATGTCTCGTATTGTGTAGGCTGAGTATGAAAAGTTACTATGTAGTTagataaattatatcaatagGAATGCTTTGGTTATTGTAGATGGCGCTGATATCATTTAGATGTAAACTTATAATGGCTTTTTATAAGATTTGACCAAAACCATGAttggtaaaaatataattttaaaaactagatctaatgtatacaatatacatgtaGTAAATATggttcaaattaaataaaatttatacattaatGGACTCTTGACAAGAAAAAGGATATTTGCTTTTTATGCTAAAATGAATTTTCtgcattttctttttcatattGTAGTTTGttgttattcattattatttcgtGGTAATTAACTGTGAcgtcattattatttacattgccAATTTCTTGCATTTCTTAGTTACGCTAAACTTCATAAGTTTCTCAAACATGACACTATTTATCAATGTTCAAATATCTATTACGTAAATCTAAAAATCTCAAcaaattttagaaataatatatgacTAGGCGTGTGAGCGTGTTGTATGCCTTTATGTGCCTGAGCCTGACtgtattaaaatagaaataatttaatttataagatattattgtacaaaatatgGTTTATGGACTTCCAACTAAATATCATTAAGCAATAAGTTTTAATGACACATAAATATCCTTTAGTAggcttatttattatacaaattttaaatgcattttaaacgtttttagATATcccaattttatttatatgatacttgtacaaaatattgtttatacgaaatatattttttctattcaaatgtataatattcgGTAGTTTAATTTTCGCCCATACAGATCAGATATGTACTAAATGTTAGGTTGTTAATGCTTTTAGTATTAAACTAGTAAGTAATGAAACCATTTGATACAATGTGTACATTCCTTTTTTGTAGTTTGtagcaaaataaattatggatTTACACACATATTcatatacaattaatacaatacaaagtcaatgttatttttaattaatgaacgATTATTTCTCatgaatgaatatattttaaccatttgtaatttaatattgaatgcCATACTACTGTGTTATATTCCTGCGATCGCCAGGTTGTGTTATTTgtgtacaaaattttaatcgTAGTTACCCAAATTCTCtgtttatttaaagaatttatattaaattctattttaCGAGTCtgatttagtatttttaattattttaacagatTATATCAATTTTGTTAAGTGAAATGTGATAACGGTATTTATGacgatttaataaaatgtattccataattcgttgttttattatcaattaaatttttaaattaaaatgtttattttctatataaaattatttaataataatgtcttTAAcctaatatttgtatgtattgacttaaatattcaagtattataatatatttaatatacttaaatgtaacaatttcaattaatatacagcttaccttttttttgaaaaaataccatgtcttaatttaatatcagtACAGAAAAATATCCACATTAGATAATACGATAATTGCgattcttataaatattcgTTAATACTCATTACATATAGTGCCAATTTCAATGTATAGTGCAGTTATAACTTAGTTTGAAGAGTATTATATTGTAGTTATCAATAGTTTAGCATAATAGTATTGAATTTACAAGTTAACACGGCATTCGTTATAAGGCGGGGGTGGAGTCTCCGCTCGTTCATCCACATTAGCATTCCCTTCTCTAATCCCAGACAACCTCGGAGCTGACGGGCCTGTTTCAACTTGTCTCCTATATATCGGAGGGGTTTCCATATCACTATGTACTATTGCGTTCCACAACAAACGATTCCTCATATCCCCCTCTCTTCGCCTTCTCCAGCGATCTCGCCGTGTCTGCGGTCGGCTAAACAGCTGACGACACGAACATATCTGTCTCAACCATACATACGTCGCTATTATACCAATCGCCATCCCAATTTCTACTCCGATTACAAATGCTTGGAGAGCAGAAAAGTTCTTATCGAACTTCTGAAAAGGCGTCAATGGCGGCTCTTTCGGAGGCACTTGCGTTTCATTCGCTTTCGTTATGTTCCACACTGCGTCCACATCTACGGGTTTCCTCTCAATGGGCACTACTGATATCATTTTTTCGAACATTTTCGGAATTCTCTGTTTACAAATTTTCTCGTAAGCTATCTCGTGTGATACGATCCATTCTTCCGTAGCTTTAAAATCAGCATTGCATTGCCAGTAATCGTTTCTCAGTTctattctttttaattttcgcAAGGGTCTTAAAACGTCCAGATTTACAGTGACCATATAGTTTTCACTTAAATCTAACTTCTTTAGATTGGGCAGGCGTGTAAACATCCGATCCGGTAACGATTTTATGCGACAGCTGTTAAGATTCAGCAcctgaaaatttattttacattacattagAGACCTAATTttaccttatttaaaaatattaaatgcatttaataatgctttttatatttttcttggTAGATATCATTAAGTAATTACTTAGTATCGTTACTTCTATGACGACACTCATTAGTGAAAATGCGTAATGGTTAAGTAATAGATGATGATtcagatatttatattaacaggaatattatatattagaaatattatatagtatatactTTGTTCATACATAGTGTAAAAATCCATGATTTATTTACCTGTAATTTACTGTGTGCAATGAAAGGTTCATTTTTGAGAGACTCGAACATATTCGCCGATAGGTCGAGGATGTTTAAATCGGGCGTATACCAGAACACATCAGATGGGAAGTATCTTAGCCTATTATTGCTCAGGTTTAGTTCTGTGAGTTGGTTCAACCCCGCGAATGCATGCAAGCCAATCCAGAATATCTGATTGTATGATAAGTCTAGCACTTTGATAGACTTGTAGCCTAGTTCCTGAAATGTACGagacaattataaaataaatatcttatctCCACTGTAAAGCTTAATCAAATAGAAGCCACAGTAACAGGTATGCCCATACATAATATCGGAAAAGTTATTATGTGGgaaaatacacatttttatatgGTGTGAATTAGAACCAAATTGGGCCATTAGCTCTTTAATAACATGAAGTTTTCACAATCGCTTACGGTATGACTAAGAAAGATAAGGCTTTTACAAACAATGCACTACACCCATGCAGTTCCCGATTCCCTCTTATCTTCATTTACATTTCATTAGTAAGTATATTACATAGATACGTACGTACTACGTACAATTAGTCTACTGTCTATTAagaatatgtttatttatatagttatGCAAAGATGTGGCAAAGCAGTTTTATTATTCACACAATTTAGTTTGGAACTCATACCTTAAAGCAGAAATTATCCAACTCGCTAATAACATTTCGACTCAGGCTATACACTTGCACTTCCTTTGGCACACCAAGAGCCACAGATATAATGTTTTGATCAACACAAATGGCTCTATTTAACCCATTATCTGAATCACAATCACACTGCTTCGGACACAAAACACAGTACGACTCACTCAATAGGGACACTAATATGAATACTGAAGTCCACATTTTTACACCACACCTTTAAAAGGTGCattataaattgtttgaaaGCACTCTAGCTGTGTTCTCGTGTGAAAATGGAGCAGTGCTATAATGAACTGATAGCAGCTATCGCCGCGATAAGATAGCCCGTTATCAGTGTCTCCTTGCATTGACCACTCATTTATAAACAAAGGGAAATAAAATTAGCGATTccagtaaatattttattcacaattACACGAAATAGGTAATTTACATTTGTAGTAACAAAAAATGTAGCTATTTGTGATGTTTACCTTGTATAATTCTATTCTCTCTCTCACACATACCGTATGTAAGGTCCGTAAAATATACGGTATGTGTGAGTTTTGACGTAGAAGGGCAACtctgttaatttttttacaattttgaaaaaaaaaaccgtgAAGATAATGATGTTGAGAAAGTCGCAACCAAGAAATAatggatttttatttaaagacaGATTATTTTCATGTACTTCCATAGCAAcagtactaatattattattgtaaataaagtaaaatattatagtaaaactTATCCTAATAATACTTTTGAGAATGCTTTCAGtctataagtaaaaaaacctaataaatatttaaaataaataccaattcatattattaattacacacATACTTGTAATACTCATTACTCAGGACACAATTGACTAACTGAAAATATTAGAGTTCTGTCTATTTTGAGCATTTGCTGAGTAACATCCCTTTATAGTGTAGTTTATTCCCATTATAGCATTCCTCACTTCATAAGCAGATCCACAGATACTCTCAAATGTTGTAGCAAGTCTGTCCACGGCCAGAGCctgtaagtaaatataaaaaaaagtttatttaatatcttatGTGGCACAATGCTTGCACTTGCACTGTAGTAGAAATAAATGTTGGCAAAGTATATTTCCCGacacattttatacaatacaaagaaaatatccCTCCCACatgattatttttgaaaaaattcaaaacaatgTTGATAATCTATTTTGTCGTGTTCTGTATTAAGTGAATAATGAAGATGATTCGTTAGATGAAATTCAATTAGCCAAGAACTTATACAGGGTGGAAGGTTAAGATGGGGCATGAAGGGCAGGTACCTTAACCGTTGTAGCTACATGAAAACGTTCTTAGGAGACTATCCTTAAATTcttgagaaattttaatctgcattcacagatttttgaaaaaatgttcgGTCAGCAAGGAAATCggcagttttcaaaaaaaaattttttgatgccAATCGATCCAGTTTCTCATGGGGATCAAAACACTCTAAAAGACCAACTGAGGTATGAGTACTAGAAAAGTCAGAAATCGtgaaaaactattttcattCATGAACAAGTAAAAAGACAAAGGCACAGCCATGCATGCAGCTAACATGCCAGCGACGCAAAGGTAAGGTAAGGTCCAATCAAGTGGTATTGGTACAGATTTACGAAGGCACCCTGAACTCCGAAATCTACAACAACaccattttgaaaaatcttgAGGATGTATTAGACGATTTACCACTGTCAGAattgcgaaaaatttattttcaacaagaTGGTGCTCCACCTCACAACAGTCGTCAAACGCGCTCATACCTAAATGAACAATTTGGCGCACAATGGATTGGCACACATGGTCCCATCCGGCCACTCTGGCCGCCCCGTAGCCCCAACTTGACACCTCTAGATTTTTTCATCTGGggttatgtaa is a window encoding:
- the LOC123697069 gene encoding leucine-rich repeat transmembrane neuronal protein 3, with protein sequence MWTSVFILVSLLSESYCVLCPKQCDCDSDNGLNRAICVDQNIISVALGVPKEVQVYSLSRNVISELDNFCFKELGYKSIKVLDLSYNQIFWIGLHAFAGLNQLTELNLSNNRLRYFPSDVFWYTPDLNILDLSANMFESLKNEPFIAHSKLQVLNLNSCRIKSLPDRMFTRLPNLKKLDLSENYMVTVNLDVLRPLRKLKRIELRNDYWQCNADFKATEEWIVSHEIAYEKICKQRIPKMFEKMISVVPIERKPVDVDAVWNITKANETQVPPKEPPLTPFQKFDKNFSALQAFVIGVEIGMAIGIIATYVWLRQICSCRQLFSRPQTRRDRWRRRREGDMRNRLLWNAIVHSDMETPPIYRRQVETGPSAPRLSGIREGNANVDERAETPPPPYNECRVNL